One window from the genome of Bacteroidota bacterium encodes:
- a CDS encoding GlsB/YeaQ/YmgE family stress response membrane protein yields MGLFGYLWLAFIGLVIGVIAKFLTPGRDPGGCIVTMLIGLVGSVLGGALADALHLSTSGETMWFVMSVIGAIILLLIYRLIIGPRKTP; encoded by the coding sequence ATGGGACTTTTCGGTTACCTTTGGCTTGCATTCATCGGTCTTGTGATCGGTGTCATCGCGAAATTTCTGACTCCGGGCCGCGATCCGGGCGGTTGCATTGTGACCATGCTGATCGGACTCGTCGGCTCCGTGCTCGGCGGCGCGCTCGCCGACGCACTTCACCTCAGCACTTCCGGCGAGACGATGTGGTTTGTCATGTCCGTTATCGGCGCCATAATCTTGTTACTCATTTACCGTTTGATCATTGGACCCCGTAAAACTCCGTAA
- a CDS encoding DUF971 domain-containing protein, whose translation MNAKSVRRESSGAITVIWSDGHSSSFPLAYLRQECPCAVCKGETLFGQVYRAPKLQMFTPGMNELVSLTPMGHYGVMAKWKDGHDTGIYSWDYLRMICPCAECTKLREAIQESSS comes from the coding sequence ATGAACGCAAAATCAGTTCGGCGTGAGAGCAGCGGAGCCATCACGGTTATCTGGAGCGATGGCCATAGCTCGAGCTTTCCACTGGCCTATCTGCGACAGGAGTGTCCATGTGCAGTCTGCAAAGGCGAAACGCTCTTTGGGCAAGTCTATCGCGCTCCGAAACTACAAATGTTTACTCCCGGAATGAATGAGCTGGTATCGCTCACGCCCATGGGCCATTACGGCGTCATGGCAAAATGGAAAGACGGACACGATACCGGTATTTATTCCTGGGACTACCTTCGGATGATCTGCCCGTGCGCGGAATGCACGAAACTCCGCGAAGCGATTCAGGAATCATCCTCGTGA
- a CDS encoding peptidylprolyl isomerase, whose product MKHKTFFSVALATLAIAAISIAFVTHTTSAMTPTNGYKPPITGTNLDKYTSHPKRHLVIVTKQGTIKCQMFEKVAPNHVANFMDLAKTHFYDSTYFHRCIPGFMIQGGDPNTKDNDYTNDGSGNGPRRINAEFNEIHHARGILSTARTQDPNSASCQFFIMHGDAGFLDRQYTVWGQVIEGMDVVDKIMALPDVTNRPKAQIDQQGPNPGKAAEILKMYVEGE is encoded by the coding sequence ATGAAGCATAAGACATTCTTTTCGGTCGCGTTAGCCACGCTTGCTATCGCAGCCATCTCCATTGCCTTTGTTACCCATACCACATCCGCTATGACTCCAACGAATGGCTATAAGCCGCCCATCACCGGTACCAATCTCGATAAGTACACGTCGCACCCGAAGCGGCATCTGGTCATCGTGACCAAGCAGGGCACGATCAAGTGCCAGATGTTCGAGAAAGTCGCTCCGAACCACGTGGCCAACTTCATGGATCTCGCGAAGACGCATTTTTACGATTCCACCTACTTCCATCGCTGCATTCCCGGCTTTATGATTCAGGGCGGCGATCCGAATACCAAAGACAACGATTACACCAACGATGGCTCCGGCAATGGCCCACGACGCATCAATGCCGAGTTCAACGAAATTCACCACGCCCGTGGTATTCTTTCGACTGCTCGCACACAGGATCCGAACTCGGCCTCATGCCAGTTCTTCATCATGCACGGCGATGCCGGTTTCCTCGACCGCCAGTATACCGTCTGGGGTCAGGTGATCGAAGGAATGGATGTCGTCGATAAGATCATGGCCCTGCCAGATGTCACGAATCGCCCGAAGGCTCAGATCGATCAGCAGGGACCGAATCCCGGTAAGGCTGCGGAGATCCTCAAGATGTACGTCGAAGGCGAGTAA
- a CDS encoding deoxyribonuclease IV, which yields MAKKHLDSSEPLLGVHVSTAGGLVTAFERAEKLGINTFQLFVKNNKQWFAPAELSTEEINAFHARRKAWKQKGPLVAHACYLLNLGSSNPEIQETSRKSYLQELTRANALGVDHFVFHPGSHNSHGEESAIGNIATALDWIHERTVGFTTKSVLEITAGQGSSVGNRFEHLEQIIARVEQPERVAVCLDTCHLFAAGYDLRDQEVWDKTFAEFESRIGFDKLVCIHTNDSKKGLASRVDRHEHIGKGTIGIEAFRLLMNDKRFKLVPKILETPKDEKMTEDYTNLALLRGLIGKS from the coding sequence ATGGCAAAGAAACATCTGGATTCCTCAGAGCCGCTGCTCGGCGTGCACGTCTCCACCGCTGGCGGGCTCGTGACCGCATTCGAGCGAGCCGAAAAGTTGGGCATCAATACCTTCCAGCTCTTTGTCAAAAATAATAAGCAGTGGTTTGCTCCGGCGGAGTTGAGCACAGAAGAGATCAACGCATTCCATGCCCGGCGCAAGGCTTGGAAACAGAAGGGGCCCCTCGTGGCACATGCGTGTTACCTGCTGAATCTTGGCTCATCCAATCCTGAAATTCAGGAGACTTCTCGCAAGAGTTACTTGCAAGAACTAACTCGCGCCAATGCCCTCGGCGTCGATCATTTTGTCTTTCATCCAGGCTCGCACAACTCGCATGGAGAAGAGTCGGCAATCGGAAATATTGCGACGGCGCTCGACTGGATACACGAGCGGACAGTGGGATTTACGACGAAGTCCGTGCTGGAGATTACGGCGGGCCAAGGCTCTTCGGTCGGCAATCGCTTCGAGCATCTGGAGCAGATTATCGCGCGTGTTGAGCAGCCCGAGCGTGTCGCTGTCTGTCTCGACACGTGCCATCTCTTCGCCGCAGGCTACGACCTTCGCGATCAGGAGGTGTGGGACAAGACCTTCGCGGAATTCGAGTCGCGCATTGGGTTTGACAAACTCGTCTGCATCCACACCAACGATTCGAAGAAAGGTCTCGCGAGCCGTGTGGACCGGCACGAGCACATTGGCAAAGGCACGATCGGCATCGAAGCCTTTCGCTTGCTAATGAACGATAAGCGTTTCAAGCTCGTCCCGAAAATCCTCGAAACCCCGAAGGATGAGAAGATGACGGAGGACTATACGAATCTGGCGCTACTGAGAGGACTCATAGGGAAATCCTGA